Proteins from one Pseudomonadota bacterium genomic window:
- a CDS encoding response regulator, producing the protein MSQPVILFVDDEKSILKSLQRLFISEDYDVNLANSGKEALEMIDKGLNPTVIVSDQRMPEMGGAEFLAKAKEKAPDSIRMVLTGYADITAAMDAINLGGIYRYLVKPWNDDDLKLSVQDAIERYNLVEENRRLTRELKEMNEELEKKVAQRTAQLQFKLKELEGRDRIQQHLMTIHPIEESMSFILEVIATVIRLKCAATYLPSGDGKGVNVTATLPENFPAGSAAFSEQVALVMKDGESKVAIIDSEALDNEIEELTVAVLPITVPGQILGAILIGRNGEAKFGSAELHTMEGFAMQAAIAVKDANMGSQLPELESNLDDILKELKG; encoded by the coding sequence ATGAGTCAACCGGTCATTTTATTTGTGGATGATGAGAAGAGTATTCTCAAGTCGCTGCAGAGGCTGTTTATCTCCGAGGATTATGATGTGAACCTGGCCAACAGCGGGAAGGAGGCCCTTGAGATGATCGATAAAGGGCTGAATCCGACGGTGATCGTTTCCGACCAGAGGATGCCGGAGATGGGCGGAGCGGAGTTTCTCGCCAAAGCAAAGGAAAAGGCGCCGGATTCGATCCGGATGGTCCTGACCGGCTATGCCGATATCACTGCGGCGATGGATGCCATCAACCTTGGCGGCATCTATCGATATCTCGTCAAACCCTGGAACGATGACGATCTGAAGCTCTCGGTCCAGGACGCCATCGAGCGCTACAACCTGGTTGAGGAAAACCGGAGGCTGACCCGTGAGTTGAAGGAGATGAATGAAGAGCTGGAAAAGAAGGTGGCCCAGCGGACCGCCCAACTCCAGTTCAAATTGAAGGAGTTGGAAGGAAGGGACCGGATCCAGCAGCACCTAATGACCATTCATCCCATCGAAGAGTCGATGAGTTTCATCCTGGAGGTGATTGCCACGGTCATCAGGTTGAAATGTGCGGCAACTTATCTGCCGTCCGGGGACGGCAAGGGAGTAAATGTCACCGCCACGCTCCCGGAGAACTTTCCTGCCGGGTCGGCTGCCTTTTCGGAGCAGGTGGCCCTGGTCATGAAGGATGGGGAATCAAAGGTTGCAATCATCGACAGTGAGGCCCTGGACAACGAAATTGAAGAGTTGACGGTCGCGGTCCTGCCCATAACCGTGCCGGGCCAGATTCTCGGGGCGATCCTGATCGGCCGCAATGGGGAAGCGAAATTCGGCAGCGCTGAGCTGCATACCATGGAAGGATTTGCCATGCAGGCGGCGATCGCGGTCAAGGATGCCAATATGGGCAGCCAGCTGCCGGAACTCGAATCGAATCTGGATGATATCTTAAAAGAGTTGAAGGGATAG
- a CDS encoding response regulator, translated as MQSIKILIIDDEAGICETLVDILEAKGFLPVAVQTGRDGVKIAGETEFDVALIDLKLPDMDGFEVFKALRQVQPELICIFITGYASAQNAITALKQGAAGYYIKPLAIDELLHGIKEALEKRTLRENLADSESRYRELLSASKDAIVSVDDHGLVFHWNQAATTIFGYTVEEMMGRSVFLIIPERYRERHAGGMERVRENGKTIYSGNVFEVFGLKKDGTEVPLELSLSRWQTGRQTYFTGIVRDISERINLERQLRQAQKMEAIGTLAGGIAHDFNNLLSIIGGYTEMARRALAPDSEIYADLTAVANATHRATELVKQILTIARQSEGKGKKPLLLQSLLKETVKMLRGTIPTTIQFKIEINEYCRPIMADQSQIHQVLMNLATNAYHAMRDEGGILSVKLGEIHDPPGLPGGNYLCLEISDTGCGIEEHILERIFEPYFTTKKVGEGTGLGLATTHAIVQAHHGYIDVESEPGQGTGFRVLLPVLEEAAGILPAEDRLQKIASFDGMLLLVDDDGNILAACAKMLSVMGCGVETCHSGAEALKVFRADPDRFDLVITDFVMPEMDGLDLAGKMLDIRPELPVVMITGYNENINEEKARMAGVKALLHKPLDMKMLSDTLKKYLHVVKDTYGGLHGKDLDRL; from the coding sequence ATGCAGTCGATAAAAATACTCATAATCGATGACGAAGCGGGGATCTGCGAGACCCTGGTTGATATTTTAGAAGCCAAGGGGTTTCTCCCCGTGGCCGTGCAAACCGGCCGGGATGGAGTGAAGATCGCAGGAGAAACAGAGTTTGATGTGGCGCTGATCGACCTCAAGCTGCCCGACATGGATGGTTTCGAGGTTTTCAAGGCCCTCAGGCAGGTCCAGCCGGAACTGATCTGCATCTTTATCACCGGCTACGCCTCGGCCCAGAATGCCATCACCGCATTAAAGCAGGGAGCGGCGGGCTACTATATCAAACCGCTGGCGATCGATGAACTCCTGCACGGGATCAAGGAGGCGCTGGAAAAGAGAACGCTGCGGGAAAATCTGGCCGATTCCGAATCCCGCTACCGGGAGCTGCTGAGTGCCTCGAAAGACGCCATTGTTTCAGTGGATGACCATGGCCTGGTTTTTCACTGGAACCAGGCGGCAACCACCATCTTCGGCTATACCGTAGAGGAAATGATGGGTCGTTCGGTGTTCCTGATCATTCCGGAGCGCTATCGTGAAAGACATGCCGGGGGCATGGAAAGGGTCAGGGAAAACGGGAAGACCATCTACAGTGGCAATGTTTTTGAAGTCTTCGGTTTGAAAAAAGACGGCACGGAAGTCCCCCTCGAACTCTCTCTTTCAAGATGGCAGACCGGGCGCCAGACATATTTCACCGGGATTGTCCGGGACATCAGTGAACGGATCAATCTGGAACGGCAGCTCCGGCAGGCCCAGAAGATGGAGGCGATCGGCACCCTGGCCGGCGGCATCGCCCATGACTTCAATAATCTCCTGAGCATTATCGGCGGCTATACGGAAATGGCCAGACGGGCGCTTGCTCCCGACAGTGAAATCTATGCGGACCTGACCGCCGTGGCCAATGCCACCCACCGGGCAACGGAGCTGGTCAAGCAGATCCTGACCATCGCCCGCCAGAGCGAGGGCAAGGGGAAAAAGCCGCTTCTTCTCCAGAGTTTATTGAAAGAGACGGTCAAGATGCTGCGCGGCACCATTCCGACCACCATTCAATTCAAGATTGAGATCAATGAATATTGCCGGCCGATCATGGCCGACCAGAGCCAGATCCATCAGGTCCTGATGAATCTCGCCACCAACGCCTACCATGCGATGCGTGATGAAGGGGGCATCCTGTCGGTGAAACTCGGCGAGATTCATGATCCGCCCGGATTACCCGGAGGAAATTATCTGTGCCTGGAAATCTCGGACACGGGTTGCGGGATTGAGGAACATATTCTCGAACGGATTTTCGAGCCCTATTTCACCACCAAGAAAGTGGGCGAGGGGACCGGCCTCGGTCTTGCGACCACCCACGCCATCGTTCAGGCGCATCACGGGTATATTGATGTTGAAAGTGAACCCGGCCAGGGGACCGGTTTCAGGGTCCTGCTGCCGGTTCTGGAGGAAGCTGCCGGGATCCTTCCGGCGGAGGACAGACTGCAGAAGATTGCTTCATTCGACGGGATGCTGCTTCTGGTCGATGACGACGGAAACATTCTTGCCGCCTGTGCAAAAATGCTTTCGGTAATGGGCTGCGGCGTTGAAACCTGCCACTCCGGCGCTGAGGCCCTCAAGGTTTTCAGGGCTGATCCCGACAGGTTTGATCTGGTCATCACCGACTTTGTGATGCCGGAAATGGACGGTCTCGACCTGGCCGGGAAGATGCTCGATATCAGGCCGGAACTGCCGGTGGTCATGATCACCGGCTACAACGAGAATATCAATGAGGAAAAGGCCCGCATGGCGGGAGTGAAGGCGCTTTTGCATAAACCCCTGGACATGAAGATGCTGTCGGACACCCTGAAGAAATATCTGCACGTTGTGAAAGATACCTATGGAGGCCTGCATGGGAAGGATCTGGATAGATTATAA
- a CDS encoding response regulator, with protein sequence MDESVKILCVDDEKNVLKALERLFLDEDYEIITADSGDQGLQVMEAEYPVQVIISDYRMPGMNGVDFLKIVCERWPETVRIVLSGYADTAAVVAAINEGQIYKFIPKPWNDDELKVTIAKAIESFFLVQKNIELTRELQDSNEELKALNENLENMVEERTSEVIFQNKVLARSQTILDSLPVGVLGVAPEGMIVQCNRVGCELLGNDISALLGHEASSALPAALNDLLAKLGNEKHACGAAVIGDCRIMVVASAMSCDCGQAGRILVLVPEERLKM encoded by the coding sequence ATGGATGAAAGCGTTAAAATTCTTTGTGTCGATGATGAGAAGAACGTCCTGAAGGCGCTGGAAAGGCTTTTTCTGGATGAGGATTACGAGATCATCACCGCCGACTCCGGAGATCAGGGGCTTCAGGTCATGGAGGCGGAGTATCCGGTGCAGGTAATTATCTCCGATTACCGGATGCCGGGGATGAACGGGGTCGATTTTCTGAAAATCGTCTGCGAACGATGGCCGGAAACGGTGCGGATCGTCCTGTCGGGTTACGCCGACACCGCAGCGGTGGTCGCGGCGATCAACGAGGGCCAGATCTACAAGTTTATCCCGAAACCCTGGAACGATGATGAACTGAAGGTGACCATCGCCAAGGCGATCGAGTCGTTCTTCCTGGTCCAGAAAAATATCGAGTTGACCAGAGAGCTGCAGGATTCCAATGAGGAGCTGAAGGCCCTCAATGAGAATCTGGAAAACATGGTTGAAGAACGGACTTCCGAGGTGATTTTTCAGAACAAGGTGCTGGCCCGCTCCCAGACGATTCTTGATTCACTGCCGGTCGGGGTGCTGGGTGTCGCCCCGGAAGGGATGATCGTCCAGTGCAACAGAGTGGGCTGCGAACTCCTGGGGAATGACATTTCGGCGCTTTTAGGCCATGAAGCTTCTTCGGCCCTGCCCGCAGCTCTTAATGATCTTCTGGCGAAGCTTGGGAATGAGAAGCACGCCTGCGGGGCAGCCGTGATCGGAGATTGCAGGATCATGGTGGTGGCATCGGCTATGTCGTGCGACTGCGGCCAGGCGGGCCGCATCCTGGTGCTGGTGCCGGAAGAGCGATTGAAAATGTAA
- a CDS encoding HDOD domain-containing protein, with amino-acid sequence MELKELIKKSRDLPSLPTIAVQINAEIAKESLTAKSIAAIISRDLSLVAKILKMANSAFYGLSSQVDTIERAVMVLGMTSVKSLAMTLSVSSFFREEASGTIDMEGLWHHSLGCAITAKSLVKHDKNLAENAFICGILHDIGKIVIANLMPEEMMMIMGTVAENHIRQSDAEREVLGFDHAQVGAELARSWHFPREYIDAIAHHHQPSFAGDETPGGRIMGAALVMANRISKVKALGMSTDPEKDLVPQERMQALKINDAELVAQVDLAIAEFAKLLEAWGQ; translated from the coding sequence ATGGAACTGAAAGAACTGATCAAAAAGAGCCGGGACCTGCCGTCGCTGCCCACCATTGCGGTGCAGATCAATGCCGAGATCGCAAAAGAGTCCCTCACCGCCAAATCCATTGCCGCCATCATTTCCCGTGACCTGTCTCTGGTCGCTAAAATTCTGAAGATGGCGAACTCCGCTTTCTACGGCCTGTCAAGCCAGGTCGATACCATCGAGAGGGCGGTGATGGTCCTCGGCATGACTTCGGTCAAGAGTCTTGCGATGACCCTTTCCGTCTCCTCGTTTTTCAGGGAAGAGGCCTCCGGCACCATCGATATGGAGGGATTGTGGCATCATAGTCTGGGGTGCGCGATTACCGCCAAAAGCCTGGTCAAGCACGACAAGAATCTTGCTGAAAACGCCTTCATCTGCGGCATCCTTCATGATATCGGCAAGATCGTGATCGCAAATCTGATGCCCGAAGAGATGATGATGATCATGGGGACCGTTGCCGAAAACCATATCAGGCAGAGTGATGCCGAGAGGGAGGTGCTCGGGTTTGATCATGCTCAAGTTGGCGCGGAGCTTGCCAGGAGCTGGCATTTCCCGAGGGAATATATCGACGCCATCGCCCATCACCATCAACCCTCCTTTGCCGGAGACGAAACACCGGGTGGCAGAATCATGGGCGCCGCCCTGGTCATGGCCAACCGGATCAGCAAGGTGAAGGCGCTCGGGATGAGTACCGACCCGGAGAAAGACCTGGTGCCGCAGGAAAGAATGCAGGCGCTGAAGATCAATGATGCGGAACTGGTCGCCCAGGTGGACCTGGCGATAGCCGAATTCGCGAAGCTTCTCGAAGCATGGGGGCAGTGA
- a CDS encoding response regulator, translating into MTGAEEHILFVDDERNILKAVARLLDDTPYRLLVAANGVEALDLVKNNIVSVVVSDNIMPGMLGVELLARIRTLSPDTIRILLTGQADLHTAIDAINHGEVFRFLLKPWDNHELLAVLREASDRFALVNKLRRSDEATLLSLAQTVELKDAYTRGHCDNVAKYSLMIAEELGLADEVVENIRHGSWLHDIGKIGVPESILNKNGPLTEEEFAVVRHHPRWGADVARQARLHHTVIDIILYHHEKFGGGGYPTGISGEEIPLEARIVGVADVFDALTTDRPYREAYSIEKACGILNDMRGSSLEPRLVEILIGKVGA; encoded by the coding sequence ATGACCGGAGCCGAAGAGCACATCCTTTTTGTTGATGATGAGAGAAACATTCTCAAAGCGGTTGCCCGTCTTCTTGATGATACTCCCTACAGGCTGCTGGTGGCGGCAAATGGTGTGGAAGCGCTGGACCTGGTGAAAAACAATATCGTCAGTGTGGTCGTTTCCGACAATATCATGCCGGGGATGCTGGGGGTGGAACTCCTTGCCCGGATTCGGACGCTATCTCCCGATACCATCCGGATCCTGCTCACCGGCCAGGCGGACCTGCATACCGCCATCGATGCGATCAATCACGGCGAGGTTTTTCGTTTTCTCCTCAAACCCTGGGACAATCATGAACTGCTTGCCGTGCTCCGGGAGGCAAGCGACCGTTTTGCCCTGGTCAACAAGCTTCGCCGTTCCGATGAAGCGACCCTTCTTTCGCTCGCCCAGACCGTGGAGCTGAAGGATGCCTATACCCGAGGGCATTGTGACAACGTGGCAAAGTACAGCCTGATGATTGCCGAAGAGCTTGGTCTTGCTGATGAGGTTGTTGAAAATATCAGGCATGGCAGCTGGCTCCATGACATCGGCAAGATCGGGGTGCCGGAGTCAATCCTGAACAAAAACGGGCCGCTCACCGAAGAGGAGTTTGCCGTGGTCCGCCACCACCCGCGCTGGGGAGCCGATGTAGCGCGACAGGCCAGGCTGCACCATACCGTGATCGATATTATTCTCTACCATCACGAAAAATTCGGCGGCGGTGGCTACCCCACCGGAATCAGCGGCGAGGAAATCCCCCTGGAGGCCAGGATCGTCGGGGTGGCGGATGTGTTTGACGCCCTCACCACCGACCGGCCGTATCGGGAAGCCTACAGTATTGAGAAGGCGTGCGGGATATTGAACGACATGCGCGGTTCATCGCTTGAACCGCGGCTGGTGGAAATCCTGATCGGCAAGGTCGGGGCATGA
- a CDS encoding PAS domain S-box protein encodes MKLNRIILLLTAITLAAIIASGSLFYFNLHNSALSETHLAAEINVRKLAEKLDTVIMDHHQIILAIAGVWEVKKAVRETEKDLLEFANEALKHFQTSLNGEVLYLMDQDGTVRASSNYDEAGSFVGKNYAFRPYFKEAINGKFGAYPALGVTTNQRGLYLSCPVYPDENGVVGGVLVFKISTDHFQDELSVDTDGLYLLASPEGLIFMSTFEKFNSETLWPLDKDTEGKIISGRQFGKGPWPWSGFSFSPGNRMEHRVRDQEGSGFMVHKHEVKRLPGWRMIYLHDTGLIFERTEKPMLRTVGSAVLALCLLFSLLATFLYRFATKEIMRRQHAEKELQNVFSAVEKAKKEWEGALDSIDDMIVIVDESGIIKRLNRPFAKFTGDSYREIIGREWSAIFARYALSTGKEFVPTEPQKLWHEKSKSWLVVTRFDLETKKGDGVSGFIMTISDETALYGVISELDQRNYQIEENRAKLEKALEELSSIIRKVSEEKDFKVRFRTPDFPSCFEILGCTKTDCKCYGEEGEYCWMVSGTLCECSAEDGVENGVKKSCLGCEVYKTASRDPICRIGEEFNHMMHILEHKNNELQGAYQELKQAQSQILQQEKMASVGQLAAGVAHEINNPMGFIGSNLTSLGKYSEKLTEFIRLQGEMLEKLNDPTTMAELQEVRKKLKLDFIVEDMHDLITESLDGADRVKKIVMGLKNFSRVDQAEQQMANMNECVDSTLNVVWNELKYKCTVEKDYGDIPQIMCFPQQLNQVFMNMLVNGAQAIEEQGVITIRTFAEDGFVNVAISDTGCGISPEHRKRIFEPFFTTKDVGKGTGLGMSIAWDIVKKHGGEILIDSEMGKGSTFTVKLPVEREAGVQGTDEESI; translated from the coding sequence ATGAAACTGAATCGGATCATTCTTTTACTGACTGCGATAACCCTTGCCGCGATCATTGCCAGCGGGTCGCTGTTTTATTTCAACCTGCATAACAGTGCGCTCAGCGAGACCCATCTTGCCGCCGAAATCAATGTCAGGAAGCTTGCGGAAAAACTGGATACGGTGATCATGGACCATCACCAGATCATTCTGGCCATTGCCGGGGTCTGGGAGGTGAAAAAGGCGGTCAGGGAAACCGAGAAGGACCTCCTGGAATTCGCCAACGAGGCCCTCAAACATTTCCAGACCTCCCTGAATGGTGAGGTGCTGTACCTGATGGACCAGGACGGAACCGTGCGGGCGTCGTCAAACTATGACGAGGCGGGGAGTTTTGTCGGCAAAAACTATGCTTTCCGCCCCTATTTTAAAGAGGCGATCAACGGAAAATTCGGGGCGTATCCAGCCCTGGGGGTGACCACCAATCAACGGGGGCTGTATTTGAGCTGTCCGGTTTACCCCGATGAGAACGGCGTGGTGGGCGGGGTCCTGGTGTTCAAGATCTCGACGGACCATTTCCAGGATGAACTGAGTGTTGATACCGACGGGCTTTATCTTCTGGCCAGCCCGGAAGGGTTGATTTTCATGTCGACCTTTGAAAAGTTCAATTCCGAAACCTTGTGGCCGCTTGATAAGGATACGGAAGGAAAAATCATATCGGGCCGGCAGTTCGGCAAAGGCCCCTGGCCGTGGAGCGGGTTTTCGTTTTCGCCGGGGAATCGGATGGAGCACAGGGTCCGTGATCAGGAAGGCTCCGGTTTTATGGTCCATAAACATGAAGTGAAGCGGCTCCCCGGCTGGCGAATGATCTATCTTCACGATACGGGATTGATCTTCGAACGCACCGAGAAGCCGATGCTCAGAACGGTCGGTTCGGCGGTGCTCGCTCTCTGCCTTCTTTTTTCCCTTCTTGCCACATTTCTCTATCGTTTTGCCACCAAAGAAATCATGCGGCGCCAGCATGCCGAGAAGGAACTGCAGAACGTGTTCAGCGCTGTGGAGAAAGCGAAAAAGGAATGGGAGGGAGCGCTGGACAGTATCGATGACATGATCGTCATTGTTGATGAAAGCGGCATCATTAAAAGACTGAACAGGCCGTTTGCCAAATTCACCGGCGACTCTTACCGCGAGATTATCGGCCGGGAGTGGTCCGCGATTTTTGCCCGGTATGCTCTCTCAACCGGGAAGGAGTTTGTGCCGACCGAACCGCAGAAGCTCTGGCACGAGAAATCAAAAAGCTGGCTCGTTGTGACCCGGTTTGATCTTGAAACAAAAAAGGGCGACGGGGTTTCCGGTTTTATCATGACGATCAGTGATGAAACTGCCCTCTACGGCGTAATCAGCGAACTCGACCAGCGGAACTATCAGATCGAGGAAAACCGGGCCAAACTTGAAAAGGCGCTCGAAGAGTTGTCGTCGATCATCAGGAAGGTTTCGGAGGAAAAAGACTTCAAGGTCCGGTTCCGCACCCCTGATTTTCCGTCGTGCTTTGAAATCCTGGGATGTACCAAAACCGATTGCAAGTGCTACGGGGAAGAGGGCGAATACTGCTGGATGGTTTCGGGGACTCTCTGTGAATGCAGTGCGGAAGATGGAGTGGAAAACGGGGTCAAGAAGAGCTGTCTGGGTTGCGAAGTATACAAAACAGCCTCCCGGGATCCGATCTGCCGGATCGGTGAAGAGTTCAACCACATGATGCATATTCTCGAACACAAGAACAATGAACTGCAGGGTGCATATCAGGAACTGAAACAGGCGCAGTCGCAGATCCTCCAGCAGGAGAAGATGGCCTCGGTGGGGCAACTGGCCGCGGGGGTCGCCCACGAGATCAACAACCCGATGGGTTTTATCGGCAGCAATTTAACGAGCCTCGGCAAGTACAGCGAAAAGCTGACCGAATTTATCAGGCTGCAGGGTGAAATGCTCGAAAAATTAAACGATCCGACAACCATGGCCGAGCTGCAGGAGGTCCGGAAAAAGCTCAAACTCGATTTTATCGTAGAAGACATGCACGACCTGATTACCGAATCCCTGGACGGCGCCGACCGGGTGAAAAAGATCGTCATGGGGCTCAAGAATTTTTCAAGGGTTGACCAGGCCGAACAGCAGATGGCGAACATGAACGAGTGCGTCGACTCAACCCTGAACGTGGTCTGGAATGAACTGAAGTATAAATGCACGGTGGAAAAGGACTACGGCGATATCCCGCAGATCATGTGCTTCCCCCAGCAGTTGAACCAGGTCTTCATGAACATGCTGGTCAACGGGGCCCAGGCCATTGAGGAGCAGGGGGTGATCACCATCAGGACCTTCGCGGAGGACGGGTTCGTGAACGTGGCGATCAGCGACACCGGCTGCGGCATTTCCCCCGAACACCGGAAGCGGATCTTCGAGCCCTTCTTCACCACCAAGGACGTGGGCAAGGGCACCGGGCTCGGGATGTCGATTGCCTGGGACATCGTCAAGAAACACGGCGGCGAGATCCTGATCGACAGTGAAATGGGTAAAGGGAGCACGTTTACGGTCAAGCTGCCGGTGGAGAGGGAAGCGGGAGTCCAAGGAACCGATGAGGAAAGTATTTGA
- a CDS encoding PAS domain S-box protein, whose product MVGIIQDLTDGKSTKTALRDSGDLYRSLVESTSAVAWEMDMQSLKFTYVSPAVEKVLGYKPEEWADFDFWADRVHPGDRDQAVNFCMVETREGRDHEFEYRFIAADGDVVWIRDIVSLVHENGAVSALRGFFLDITALKETYARLDRSNKELEALVEERSRETMDLQKELLIQEKLAEVGRLAAGVRHDLRNPLGVISNSIYYLKMKLGGSGDEKVLKHLALIEKESDRCNEIISELLDFSKVMSPNKVETVMSAFLQEQLEVMNLSPGIVVRFACEDACLKAMIDPGQISRVVRNLVGNAVQAMAGEGELAVSCCRQGELVAMSFTDNGKGIPAGNLIRIFDPLFSTRENGMGMGLANVRNFVNLHGGDVEVISEEGHGATFTVRLPAS is encoded by the coding sequence ATGGTGGGGATCATTCAGGATCTTACCGACGGAAAGAGCACGAAAACCGCCCTGCGTGACAGTGGGGATCTGTATCGCTCGCTGGTGGAATCCACCTCGGCCGTAGCCTGGGAAATGGACATGCAGAGCCTGAAGTTCACCTATGTCAGTCCGGCGGTTGAAAAGGTTCTCGGATACAAGCCGGAGGAATGGGCCGATTTTGATTTCTGGGCCGATCGTGTCCATCCCGGGGACCGTGATCAGGCGGTCAACTTCTGCATGGTCGAGACCAGGGAGGGGCGAGACCACGAGTTTGAATACCGTTTCATTGCAGCAGATGGGGATGTGGTCTGGATCCGGGACATTGTTTCGCTTGTCCATGAGAACGGAGCTGTCAGCGCCCTTCGCGGCTTTTTTCTGGATATTACCGCACTCAAGGAAACTTATGCGCGACTGGACAGGTCGAATAAAGAACTTGAGGCGCTGGTCGAAGAGCGGAGCAGGGAAACCATGGACCTGCAGAAAGAGCTGCTGATCCAGGAAAAACTTGCTGAAGTGGGCCGTCTCGCTGCCGGGGTCAGGCATGATCTCAGAAACCCCCTGGGGGTGATCAGCAATTCGATCTATTACCTGAAGATGAAACTCGGTGGATCCGGAGATGAAAAGGTCCTGAAGCACCTCGCCCTGATTGAAAAAGAATCCGATCGCTGTAACGAGATCATCAGCGAGCTCCTTGATTTCTCAAAGGTCATGAGTCCGAACAAGGTGGAAACAGTGATGAGTGCATTTTTACAGGAACAGCTGGAAGTCATGAATCTGTCGCCGGGGATTGTTGTCCGGTTTGCATGCGAAGATGCATGCCTCAAGGCGATGATCGATCCCGGTCAGATTTCCAGGGTGGTCAGAAATCTCGTCGGAAATGCGGTCCAGGCCATGGCGGGGGAAGGTGAACTTGCGGTCTCCTGTTGCCGGCAGGGAGAGCTGGTTGCCATGTCCTTTACGGACAACGGCAAGGGAATTCCCGCCGGGAACCTGATCCGGATCTTCGACCCTCTTTTTTCCACCAGGGAGAATGGAATGGGGATGGGGCTTGCCAATGTAAGAAACTTCGTCAATCTGCACGGAGGAGATGTTGAAGTGATCAGTGAAGAAGGGCACGGGGCAACCTTTACCGTTCGACTCCCGGCCTCTTGA